A window of the Ogataea parapolymorpha DL-1 chromosome V, whole genome shotgun sequence genome harbors these coding sequences:
- a CDS encoding Signal recognition particle SEC65 subunit: protein MPKLEDIEDIEDVDDLDMDLAEFDPDLRTPIAPAKPKPSVVRSQDQEPQGFQPPFNSETSDIRQQMRTHDQLSEEELAELKSMQLIYPCYFDLNRSVKEGRRVPLDHCVENPLAKTILDACRHLNLTAVLEPEKSHPQDFGNPGRVRVGLKFKGQQVSPAIRTKRGLLLKISEYLENHPTTLDTVKELPGPPELMQGYEPMEVSKVKKFKMNTIVPLHSPLTMKNPQTASAYIKTPQTETSTPKIPKPKVQRIRA from the coding sequence atgcCTAAACTCGAGGATATAGAAGACATCGAAGATGTCGACGATTTGGATATGGATTTGGCCGAGTTCGACCCTGACTTGAGAACTCCTATTGCTCCTGCCAAGCCCAAACCAAGTGTGGTGAGAAGTCAAGACCAGGAACCCCAAGGTTTTCAGCCTCCGTTCAACAGCGAGACATCTGACATTCGCCAGCAAATGAGGACCCACGACCAACTTTCAGAGGAAGAACTGGCTGAGCTGAAAAGCATGCAGCTGATATACCCGTGCTATTTTGACCTGAACCGTTCAGTGAAGGAGGGGAGACGGGTGCCCTTGGACCACTGTGTTGAAAACCCTCTTGCGAAAACTATTTTGGACGCATGCCGCCACCTAAACCTAACAGCTGTGCTGGAACCTGAAAAATCCCACCCacaagattttggaaaccCAGGAAGAGTCAGAGTGGGGCTTAAATTCAAAGGCCAACAAGTCAGTCCTGCCATTAGAACTAAGAGAGGTCTATTACTCAAAATTTCTGAATACCTGGAAAATCATCCTACCACTTTGGACACTGTCAAGGAGCTTCCAGGTCCGCCAGAGCTAATGCAGGGGTACGAGCCTATGGAGGTGAGTAAGGTaaagaagttcaagatgAACACTATTGTTCCACTACATTCTCCGTTGACGATGAAAAATCCTCAAACGGCGTCGGCATACATCAAGACCCCACAAACAGAGACATCTACGCCCAAGattccaaagccaaaggTGCAGAGAATCAGAGCATAA